Proteins from a genomic interval of Clostridium scatologenes:
- a CDS encoding CDP-diacylglycerol--serine O-phosphatidyltransferase — METFNENYFFAATLIIVAALIDRCNVRIANFLRLNNVFKKELDSLAAIVSFAVAPVLLIFIKYYFFNLEYVGILGTCLLLIYIMKGCYKLAKHNLSEASEQFTGIPIIAAGCSIAFFSLAAPSNKIFMFLSIVLIALLSYLLESKLKIRKI; from the coding sequence ATGGAGACTTTTAATGAAAATTACTTTTTTGCTGCTACTTTAATAATTGTGGCAGCTCTTATAGACAGATGTAATGTTAGAATTGCTAATTTTTTGAGACTAAATAATGTATTCAAAAAGGAACTGGATTCCTTAGCAGCCATAGTTTCTTTTGCAGTTGCACCAGTTCTTTTAATATTTATAAAGTACTATTTTTTCAATCTTGAATATGTAGGAATATTAGGAACTTGTCTTTTATTGATATACATTATGAAAGGCTGTTACAAATTGGCCAAGCATAATTTAAGTGAAGCGTCTGAACAATTTACTGGAATTCCCATAATAGCGGCAGGTTGTTCTATTGCATTTTTTTCATTGGCTGCACCTAGTAATAAGATTTTTATGTTTCTATCAATTGTTTTAATTGCACTTCTTTCTTATCTTCTAGAATCAAAACTTAAGATTAGAAAAATATAA
- a CDS encoding FecCD family ABC transporter permease: MNLNDKKKIIRFMFPISIILLFCIMLLSSTFGTANIAFTETLNVILSKIPFLNNFASVSEIPKNHTLIILKIRLPRIFLSALIGMGLSIVGASFQAIFKNPMADPYILGISSGAALGAALGFVLKLENSFLGSASITLTAFIGSILTTILVYNIARVKNKIPTNTLLLAGISVSFLLSSLISVIMVFNRNEVEKIVFWTMGSVSAANYNEILLLLPFLCIGIFIIIALSKDLNIILTGDDTARSLGIEVDNVKRIVLIVSSMIVAACVSVSGIIGFVGLIIPHAVRILLGPDNKILIPFSLVFGAAFMVISDTLARTIASPAEIPVGAITALFGAPYFIYLLIKSKKKVM; encoded by the coding sequence ATGAATTTAAATGATAAGAAAAAAATAATAAGATTTATGTTCCCAATAAGCATAATTTTATTATTCTGCATAATGCTATTATCCAGCACTTTTGGAACAGCAAATATAGCCTTTACTGAAACCTTAAATGTAATCTTAAGCAAAATACCATTTTTAAATAATTTTGCTTCAGTATCAGAAATACCTAAAAATCATACTCTTATAATACTTAAAATTAGACTGCCTAGGATATTTCTTTCAGCCCTTATTGGTATGGGACTTTCCATAGTTGGCGCCTCTTTTCAGGCAATATTTAAAAATCCAATGGCAGATCCCTATATTCTTGGTATATCCTCTGGTGCAGCCCTTGGAGCTGCACTTGGATTTGTATTGAAATTAGAAAATTCGTTTTTAGGATCAGCTTCAATTACACTAACAGCATTTATAGGTTCAATCTTAACTACTATACTTGTATATAACATTGCTAGGGTAAAAAACAAAATACCTACTAATACCCTTCTTTTAGCAGGTATATCTGTGAGCTTCCTTTTATCTTCTCTTATTTCTGTTATTATGGTATTTAACAGAAATGAAGTTGAAAAAATTGTTTTTTGGACAATGGGAAGTGTCTCTGCTGCAAACTACAATGAAATCCTTTTGCTGCTACCTTTTTTGTGTATTGGCATTTTTATAATAATAGCTCTTTCAAAGGATTTAAACATAATACTCACAGGCGATGATACTGCTAGAAGCTTAGGTATAGAAGTTGACAATGTAAAAAGAATAGTTCTCATTGTTTCTTCTATGATTGTTGCTGCTTGTGTATCTGTAAGTGGAATAATAGGTTTCGTTGGGCTTATTATACCTCATGCAGTGAGAATACTTTTAGGTCCAGATAATAAAATTCTGATTCCTTTTTCATTGGTTTTTGGAGCTGCATTTATGGTAATTTCAGATACTTTGGCAAGAACAATAGCTTCTCCAGCTGAAATACCTGTAGGTGCTATAACCGCTTTATTTGGAGCTCCTTATTTTATATATCTCTTAATTAAATCAAAAAAGAAGGTGATGTAA
- a CDS encoding 50S ribosomal protein L25 codes for MEQIILNAEERTKNTKKFREEGFIPGVIYGDCVAKSDPVKFEKVSLMKILAKHGSNVKLWIKRGDDKKFGFIKEVQRHPVSNKIIHLDVQLVSKDHEVKVQVPITFNGEAALAKNQLQLQIQKPEVSVLGKIALIPEVIHVDISQKNAGDTVTFKDLNLDKQVKIHDKENEIYATITKMIDKSMEDSDEEAEKETED; via the coding sequence TTGGAACAGATTATTTTAAACGCAGAAGAAAGAACAAAAAACACTAAAAAATTTAGAGAAGAGGGATTTATACCAGGAGTAATTTATGGTGACTGTGTTGCTAAATCAGATCCAGTAAAATTTGAAAAAGTATCATTAATGAAAATTCTCGCTAAACATGGTTCAAATGTAAAATTGTGGATTAAGCGTGGAGATGATAAGAAATTTGGATTTATAAAAGAAGTTCAAAGACATCCAGTTTCAAATAAGATTATACACTTAGATGTACAGCTTGTATCTAAAGATCATGAAGTAAAAGTACAAGTCCCAATTACATTTAATGGAGAAGCAGCTTTAGCTAAAAATCAATTACAACTTCAAATTCAAAAACCAGAAGTTAGTGTTTTAGGGAAAATAGCTTTAATACCAGAAGTGATACATGTAGATATATCACAAAAAAATGCAGGAGATACTGTTACTTTTAAAGATCTTAATTTGGACAAACAAGTTAAAATACATGATAAAGAAAATGAGATATATGCAACTATAACTAAAATGATAGATAAGTCTATGGAAGATAGCGATGAAGAAGCAGAAAAAGAAACAGAGGATTAA
- a CDS encoding APC family permease produces MLKKLIKILFGEPLSNEQAAGEKYNIPFGLAVMASDSISSVAYAGQEILFVLIGVLGLASYYWLGWISLMIIGLLFILTISYIQIIKAYPQGGGAYIVAKENLGTKLGLVAAASLLIDYILTVSVSASSGVAAITSAFPNLQPHAVKLVIISIIILTILNLRGVSESSKIFSIPTYLFILGMILLITYGVIKYFLYGAPTAKVNSFATNATGTLSIFLILRAFSSGCSALTGLEAVSNAVPSFKEPSQKNAKIVMILLSGLILFIFGGTSLLARFYHPVLPSNATILSQITFSVFGNSFMYYFIQITTAIISLMACNTAFTGFPMLMSVIAKDGFAPRQFTIKGKRLSLSIGIVVLSFISGILVFIFNADVHNLIPLYSVGVFLSFTLAQTGMIIHWKNSNESGWRKCVVINSIGMIVTFITTIIIIHEKFLEGAWIVIILIPILVFTMSSVWNHYNKVAEQLKVLKSDLENTSLGKKFTHIVIVPIASLNKASLSALQYARSITDDVIALSVSANKDELEKLKIKWNELNTDILLISKYSTYRQVITPLLQYLDTIADAASDTEKITVLMPQFVTHTWWGNLLHNHTGFFIRENLLRKSNIIISTYPYHLNDDK; encoded by the coding sequence ATGTTAAAGAAACTTATAAAGATTTTATTCGGCGAACCATTATCTAATGAACAAGCAGCAGGTGAAAAATATAATATTCCATTTGGACTGGCTGTAATGGCCAGCGATTCTATTTCATCAGTTGCATATGCAGGTCAAGAAATTTTATTTGTATTGATAGGTGTTTTGGGTCTAGCTTCTTACTACTGGCTTGGATGGATTTCACTTATGATTATAGGTTTGTTATTTATTCTTACAATATCTTATATTCAAATTATAAAGGCTTATCCTCAAGGTGGTGGAGCATATATTGTTGCTAAAGAAAATTTAGGAACAAAGTTAGGATTGGTAGCAGCAGCTTCGTTACTGATTGATTACATATTAACTGTATCAGTAAGTGCAAGTTCTGGAGTTGCTGCAATAACTTCTGCATTTCCTAATCTTCAACCGCATGCAGTTAAGTTGGTTATAATTTCAATTATCATCCTGACGATTTTAAACTTAAGAGGGGTAAGTGAATCTTCAAAAATTTTTAGTATTCCTACTTATTTATTTATATTAGGAATGATATTACTGATTACCTATGGTGTTATAAAATATTTTTTATATGGAGCTCCCACAGCTAAAGTAAACTCTTTTGCTACTAATGCAACTGGAACATTAAGCATATTTTTAATCCTCAGAGCTTTTTCTTCTGGTTGTTCAGCTTTAACAGGATTAGAAGCAGTAAGTAATGCAGTTCCTAGCTTTAAAGAACCCAGTCAAAAGAATGCTAAAATAGTTATGATATTATTATCAGGCTTAATATTATTTATATTTGGTGGTACTTCTCTACTGGCTAGATTTTATCACCCTGTACTACCATCAAATGCTACAATTTTATCACAAATAACCTTTAGTGTATTTGGTAATAGTTTTATGTACTACTTTATACAAATTACTACAGCTATAATTTCCCTAATGGCCTGTAACACAGCTTTCACAGGTTTTCCTATGCTGATGTCTGTCATTGCCAAGGACGGATTTGCACCAAGACAATTTACTATAAAAGGTAAAAGACTAAGTTTATCAATAGGCATTGTGGTATTATCATTTATTTCTGGTATACTTGTATTTATATTTAACGCAGATGTTCACAATTTAATTCCATTATATTCTGTAGGTGTTTTCCTATCTTTTACACTTGCACAAACAGGAATGATAATACATTGGAAAAACAGTAATGAATCAGGTTGGAGAAAGTGTGTCGTTATAAATAGTATAGGTATGATAGTTACATTCATCACCACCATTATAATTATACATGAAAAATTCTTAGAAGGCGCATGGATAGTTATTATTTTAATTCCTATACTTGTATTTACAATGTCATCTGTATGGAATCATTACAACAAAGTTGCAGAACAGCTAAAAGTTTTAAAAAGTGATCTTGAAAATACATCTTTGGGTAAAAAATTTACTCATATTGTAATTGTCCCTATTGCAAGTTTAAACAAGGCTTCTCTTAGTGCACTTCAATATGCAAGAAGTATTACAGATGATGTAATAGCTTTAAGTGTATCAGCAAATAAAGATGAATTGGAGAAGCTAAAGATAAAGTGGAACGAATTAAACACGGATATACTTCTTATAAGTAAATATTCAACATATAGACAAGTAATAACACCATTGCTTCAATATTTAGATACTATTGCTGATGCAGCTTCGGATACTGAAAAGATAACTGTATTAATGCCGCAGTTTGTAACTCACACCTGGTGGGGAAATTTACTTCATAATCATACAGGCTTCTTTATTAGAGAGAACTTACTAAGAAAAAGCAATATTATAATATCAACTTATCCATATCATTTAAATGATGATAAATAA
- a CDS encoding ABC transporter ATP-binding protein has protein sequence MEAIDFPEIRVNNLSCSFENNEVLHNININFEKNKFYSILGPNGSGKTTLLKKLGKTLEAEKKTIFIENKDVIDFKNKALAKKLAVVPQNTISDFDFSALDIVLMGRAPYISRFREESKKDYDIAKNAMKITNTWHFHDKCINQLSGGEQQRVVIARALAQDTDIILLDEPISHLDIQHQIEILDTIKSLSKKVTIIAVLHDLNLAAQYSDYLILVNKGSISFQGIPEEVLTEQNIKKVYNINMCMIKNPVTGKPYIIPIGNV, from the coding sequence ATGGAAGCCATAGATTTTCCTGAAATTAGAGTTAATAATTTAAGCTGCAGTTTTGAAAACAATGAAGTGCTTCACAATATTAACATAAACTTTGAAAAAAATAAATTTTATAGCATTTTGGGGCCAAATGGTTCTGGAAAAACCACATTATTAAAAAAACTTGGAAAAACTTTAGAAGCTGAGAAAAAGACAATTTTTATAGAAAATAAAGATGTTATAGACTTCAAAAATAAGGCTCTAGCTAAAAAGCTTGCTGTAGTACCTCAAAATACTATTTCAGATTTTGATTTTTCTGCTTTAGATATTGTGCTTATGGGAAGGGCTCCTTACATTTCTAGATTTAGAGAAGAATCAAAAAAAGACTATGATATTGCCAAAAACGCAATGAAAATAACTAATACTTGGCACTTTCATGATAAGTGTATAAACCAATTGAGTGGAGGAGAACAGCAACGAGTTGTTATTGCAAGAGCACTAGCGCAGGATACTGATATTATACTATTAGATGAGCCTATATCTCATCTTGATATACAGCATCAAATTGAAATCCTGGATACTATTAAATCCTTAAGCAAAAAAGTAACTATTATAGCTGTACTTCATGATCTAAATCTAGCAGCACAGTACAGTGACTATCTAATTTTAGTAAATAAAGGTTCAATTTCTTTTCAAGGAATTCCAGAAGAAGTTCTTACAGAACAAAATATTAAGAAAGTTTACAATATAAATATGTGTATGATAAAAAATCCTGTAACAGGTAAACCATACATAATTCCTATTGGTAATGTGTAA
- a CDS encoding HlyD family secretion protein, whose product MEKRKKLIFIILAVIVIAIGSVGAYYWYQNTYFVSTDDARVSADLVSVTPQIQGKLLELNVDEGETVSKNQILARQDMNNIADSNVEQALVRAPISGIVVKKQGTIGENWSQGQTLYTLIDPNKLYITADVEETKLGKVRVGQNVDITIDQFSSQKFTGKIKSVGEAANSALSILPTSTSGTFTKVVQRIPVKIELNKFNTKILPGTNAVVKIHIK is encoded by the coding sequence ATGGAAAAGCGTAAAAAATTAATTTTTATAATATTAGCAGTGATTGTTATTGCCATAGGAAGTGTAGGAGCTTATTATTGGTATCAAAATACTTACTTTGTTTCTACTGATGATGCCAGAGTTAGTGCGGATTTAGTAAGTGTGACACCACAGATTCAAGGTAAATTATTAGAACTTAATGTAGATGAAGGAGAAACAGTTTCAAAGAATCAAATATTAGCTCGTCAAGATATGAATAATATTGCAGATTCAAATGTGGAACAAGCTTTAGTTAGAGCACCTATTTCTGGAATAGTAGTAAAGAAACAAGGTACTATAGGAGAAAATTGGTCGCAAGGTCAGACTTTATATACATTGATAGACCCAAATAAACTTTATATAACAGCAGATGTAGAGGAAACAAAGCTTGGAAAAGTAAGAGTAGGTCAAAATGTTGATATTACAATAGATCAGTTTTCATCACAAAAATTTACTGGAAAAATTAAATCTGTAGGAGAAGCAGCAAATTCTGCATTATCCATATTGCCAACATCAACTAGTGGTACATTTACAAAAGTAGTTCAAAGAATACCTGTAAAAATTGAACTGAATAAGTTTAATACCAAAATACTTCCAGGAACTAATGCTGTTGTTAAGATTCACATTAAATAA
- a CDS encoding MarR family winged helix-turn-helix transcriptional regulator — MMQKEELSCPNNELASEQSDKIIEIIRSIQKTLRCKFNECAKKYGFTAPQLAVIVHLSKMPGITLHELSNHLMLTKSTVSGIVDRLSKQGVVVREIPKNNRRTVKLSIDENFKNNNDIDSMKKEFISHIISDAVKNMDAEKVDKIIYGLQEFSLLLENSKCE, encoded by the coding sequence ATGATGCAAAAGGAGGAGTTGTCATGTCCGAATAACGAATTAGCATCAGAACAGTCTGATAAGATAATTGAAATAATTAGAAGCATTCAAAAAACGCTTAGATGTAAGTTTAATGAATGTGCAAAAAAATATGGATTTACAGCACCACAGCTTGCAGTTATAGTGCATTTATCCAAAATGCCAGGTATAACTCTTCATGAATTGAGTAATCATTTAATGCTTACTAAAAGTACAGTTTCAGGTATTGTAGATCGACTGTCAAAACAAGGCGTAGTAGTTAGAGAAATACCTAAAAATAATCGTAGAACTGTGAAATTATCTATTGATGAAAATTTTAAAAACAATAACGATATAGATAGTATGAAGAAAGAATTTATTTCTCATATAATATCCGATGCAGTTAAAAATATGGATGCAGAAAAGGTTGATAAAATTATATATGGATTGCAGGAATTCAGTTTGTTATTAGAAAATAGTAAATGTGAATAA
- a CDS encoding HlyD family secretion protein: MKKASLLCLVLAVFLSGCGASNANTNKNVQNTKTIQQSSSNQFIMAGKIQANDEANITSKISAKVTQISVDVGSKVNQGDVIIKLDAEDLQAQVDKAQATVNTARANLANASSGSRPEQVEQEQAIVDGAAQGYETAKKTYDRIQALVSSGAEAQQQLDLAKQQLASAEGQYKSAQAQLEMLKNGPTSSSIDVFKAQVNEAEAGLKIAQTALNNATITAPISGTVNAKNINVGETASPGAALVSISNSGALCVNAYAPVEIVDGLKEGQDVIIKASEIQDKEFQGKITVINSKLSSGSRNILVKVSVVDPNSLLKPGMFAEVGLKK; the protein is encoded by the coding sequence ATGAAAAAGGCTAGCTTACTTTGTTTAGTTTTGGCAGTATTTTTAAGTGGATGTGGTGCTAGTAATGCCAATACAAACAAAAATGTACAAAATACAAAAACAATTCAGCAATCATCTAGTAATCAATTTATAATGGCTGGAAAGATTCAAGCAAATGATGAAGCAAATATAACTTCAAAAATTTCAGCAAAAGTTACTCAAATATCAGTAGACGTAGGTTCGAAGGTAAATCAAGGAGACGTTATTATTAAGTTAGATGCTGAAGATTTACAAGCTCAAGTTGATAAAGCACAAGCCACAGTTAATACTGCTAGAGCAAATTTAGCAAATGCTTCAAGTGGGTCACGTCCAGAACAAGTAGAACAAGAACAAGCCATTGTGGATGGTGCAGCCCAAGGTTATGAAACTGCTAAGAAAACTTATGATAGAATACAAGCTTTAGTTAGTTCAGGGGCAGAAGCTCAGCAACAACTTGATTTAGCAAAGCAGCAACTTGCAAGTGCAGAAGGACAATACAAAAGTGCACAGGCACAATTAGAGATGTTAAAGAATGGACCGACAAGTTCAAGCATAGATGTTTTTAAAGCTCAGGTAAATGAAGCTGAAGCAGGGTTAAAAATAGCACAAACTGCATTAAACAATGCTACCATTACAGCGCCTATATCAGGAACAGTTAATGCAAAAAATATAAATGTAGGAGAAACAGCATCCCCAGGAGCGGCTCTTGTTTCCATATCCAATTCTGGAGCTTTATGTGTAAATGCATATGCTCCTGTTGAAATTGTAGATGGATTAAAAGAAGGGCAGGATGTAATAATTAAGGCATCAGAAATACAAGATAAAGAATTTCAAGGAAAAATAACTGTTATAAATTCAAAATTAAGTTCTGGAAGCAGAAATATTTTGGTTAAGGTAAGTGTGGTAGATCCTAATTCATTATTAAAACCTGGTATGTTTGCAGAAGTTGGATTGAAGAAATAA
- a CDS encoding DHA2 family efflux MFS transporter permease subunit, which yields MEEKDKVSLNSWLSLCVVVIGTFMSILDSTIVNIALPKMMTVFGMPMDDAKWILTAYSLALGAIIPLTGYVQDIFGSKRVYMFALSMFTFGSLLCGFAWNSASMIAFRVIQAIGGGMIMPIGMSIIYEIFPRKKIGLALGVWGIAAMAAPAIGPTLGGYIIEKLDWRLIFNVNVPIGIIGVVLAGILLKGTKIQKFKPFDIVGFLSSTIGLVSVLYVFGEGSSIDWTQIHNPILMTLGCLSLVLFVVNELTHPDPLLDLKVFKLFDFSLSLIITSVLSLAMMGGMYVLPLFLQNIRGYTAMETGMIMFPSAIVVGILMPISGNLFDKFGAKPIVIPGLVILAISSIELSTAINMNSSREHIIFITCLRSVGMGLAMMPISTAGMNVIPTKLVGRASALNNTIRQVASALSITIMSTLIQSKTNYNYLKLAEQVNNYNQTAINTISTLTKSYMHSGLSQGAAKVSAVAYLSKMLQGQATLDAMGYAVAVTAFAVLAAIILTLLMRSKDSIKKQDKEGERNDAKGGVVMSE from the coding sequence ATGGAAGAGAAGGATAAGGTATCATTAAATAGTTGGTTATCATTATGCGTAGTTGTAATTGGTACATTTATGTCCATATTAGACAGTACTATAGTTAATATTGCTCTTCCTAAGATGATGACTGTTTTTGGAATGCCTATGGATGATGCAAAATGGATACTTACAGCTTACTCATTGGCGCTTGGAGCAATTATACCACTTACAGGATATGTACAAGATATATTTGGCTCTAAAAGGGTGTATATGTTTGCTCTGTCAATGTTTACTTTTGGATCGCTGCTTTGTGGATTTGCATGGAACAGTGCATCCATGATAGCATTCCGTGTAATTCAAGCTATTGGCGGTGGTATGATAATGCCAATAGGAATGAGTATAATATATGAGATATTTCCTAGAAAAAAAATAGGATTAGCTTTGGGAGTTTGGGGAATAGCAGCAATGGCAGCACCTGCAATAGGACCAACTTTAGGTGGATATATTATTGAAAAGTTAGATTGGAGACTTATTTTTAATGTTAATGTTCCGATAGGAATAATAGGAGTAGTACTTGCAGGTATTTTATTAAAAGGAACAAAAATTCAAAAATTCAAACCCTTTGACATAGTAGGCTTTTTATCTTCTACCATTGGGTTAGTAAGTGTATTGTATGTTTTTGGAGAAGGTTCTTCAATTGATTGGACTCAAATTCATAATCCTATTCTTATGACTTTGGGGTGTTTAAGTTTAGTATTATTTGTAGTAAATGAGCTTACTCATCCAGACCCTTTATTGGACTTGAAAGTGTTTAAATTATTTGATTTTAGTTTAAGCTTAATTATAACCAGTGTTTTATCTTTGGCGATGATGGGAGGAATGTATGTATTACCATTATTCCTTCAAAATATAAGGGGTTATACAGCTATGGAGACAGGTATGATTATGTTCCCATCAGCAATTGTAGTTGGTATTTTAATGCCTATAAGTGGTAATTTGTTTGACAAATTTGGAGCGAAACCAATTGTTATACCTGGACTTGTAATATTGGCAATAAGTTCTATTGAGCTTTCTACTGCAATAAATATGAATTCAAGCAGGGAACATATAATATTTATTACTTGTTTAAGATCAGTAGGAATGGGGCTTGCAATGATGCCAATTAGTACAGCAGGAATGAATGTGATACCAACAAAATTGGTTGGAAGAGCATCCGCGCTTAATAACACCATAAGGCAGGTGGCAAGTGCTCTTAGTATAACTATAATGTCAACCTTAATACAAAGCAAAACAAATTATAACTATTTAAAATTAGCTGAACAAGTAAATAATTACAATCAAACAGCTATTAATACTATTAGTACATTGACAAAATCATATATGCATTCAGGTTTATCACAAGGAGCAGCAAAAGTTTCTGCAGTAGCTTATTTAAGTAAAATGTTGCAAGGACAGGCAACCTTAGATGCTATGGGATATGCTGTTGCTGTAACTGCATTTGCAGTATTAGCAGCAATAATTTTAACTTTACTTATGAGAAGTAAGGATTCAATTAAAAAACAAGATAAGGAAGGTGAACGTAATGATGCAAAAGGAGGAGTTGTCATGTCCGAATAA
- a CDS encoding zinc-ribbon domain-containing protein, translated as MADKTIVCKDCGKDFIFTEGEQEFYKEKGFENEPQRCPDCRRARKQQRGFRK; from the coding sequence ATGGCAGATAAGACAATAGTTTGTAAAGACTGTGGAAAAGACTTCATATTCACTGAAGGAGAACAAGAATTCTACAAAGAAAAAGGATTTGAAAATGAACCACAAAGATGTCCTGATTGTAGAAGAGCTAGAAAACAACAAAGAGGATTCAGAAAGTAG
- a CDS encoding HD domain-containing phosphohydrolase: MNIQRTCVDWAAWDYTYNFLSGENKELYVKNYTLNQLNLNFMFLVDKKGSLVFNETVSLEDGTKRSLINEFLNKKMKFSQEIIFKNNSDKHSGVLMVNGKLFIISYAPVTTSDGKALSNGELIIGRCVDDSLLNYINSIVQCKVRFIENTYEDKKDNVIRKNDSIMAYKQIEDINKKEAITISVSMLRNEYNLGKFYFKIFIGIFLSVLILVILTFISVFNKIILKRLKVVNDFIDTVSKTKDTKARLSICGNDEISNIADSTNKMLAKLDYANNEILDLSYSDRLTGLKNRVYMEKKFSKLDSEGGANYSIIMGDLNGLKLTNDTFGHKIGDRLICKIGDILKSICLQDDIIARWGGDEFIILIINKEDIYVSNLIENIKKECERITEFGFKISIALGSAKKNEAKNTEAVMNLAEERMYRSKLTESKSSRNATIMSLERTLYEKNSETEEHTQRVKKLSMKLGKKVNLSKDELEELELLSLLHDIGKMGIPDNILMKPGKLTSEEWEIMKRHTEIGYRIAKATPGLNHVANEILCHHEKFDGTGYPQGLKGEEIPILSRIINIVDSFDVMTHKRVYKDASNSEHAIKELKRCSGSQFDPAIVDEFLKLLEEGSI; encoded by the coding sequence ATGAATATACAAAGAACATGTGTGGATTGGGCTGCATGGGATTATACTTACAATTTTTTATCAGGAGAAAATAAAGAATTATATGTTAAAAATTATACATTAAATCAATTAAATTTAAATTTTATGTTTTTAGTAGATAAGAAAGGAAGTTTAGTTTTTAATGAAACAGTAAGTTTGGAAGATGGAACAAAACGTTCACTAATAAATGAATTTTTGAACAAAAAAATGAAATTTAGTCAGGAAATAATTTTTAAGAATAATAGTGATAAACACTCTGGTGTTTTAATGGTTAATGGAAAGTTATTTATTATAAGTTATGCACCTGTTACAACAAGTGATGGAAAGGCACTTAGCAATGGAGAACTAATAATTGGAAGATGTGTGGATGATTCATTGTTAAATTATATAAATTCAATAGTGCAATGTAAAGTTAGATTTATAGAAAACACATATGAAGATAAAAAAGACAATGTAATTAGAAAAAATGATTCTATTATGGCTTATAAGCAGATAGAAGACATAAATAAAAAGGAAGCTATAACTATTTCTGTATCCATGCTGCGTAATGAATATAACTTGGGTAAATTTTATTTTAAAATTTTCATTGGTATTTTTTTATCGGTGTTGATTTTAGTAATACTTACGTTTATTAGTGTTTTTAATAAAATTATATTGAAGCGGCTTAAGGTTGTCAATGATTTTATTGATACTGTATCAAAAACAAAAGATACAAAGGCACGCTTAAGTATTTGTGGAAATGACGAAATAAGTAATATTGCAGACTCGACTAACAAAATGCTGGCTAAATTGGATTATGCCAATAATGAAATTTTGGATTTAAGCTATTCTGATAGATTGACAGGTTTAAAAAATAGAGTATATATGGAAAAGAAGTTTTCAAAGCTAGATTCTGAGGGTGGTGCAAATTATTCTATAATAATGGGAGATTTAAATGGATTAAAGCTTACAAATGACACTTTTGGACATAAAATAGGTGATAGACTAATTTGCAAAATAGGAGACATATTGAAAAGTATATGTTTACAAGACGATATTATTGCTAGATGGGGTGGAGATGAATTTATAATACTTATTATAAATAAAGAAGACATATATGTATCCAATTTAATTGAAAATATTAAAAAAGAATGTGAAAGAATTACTGAATTTGGTTTTAAGATAAGTATAGCTTTAGGAAGTGCAAAAAAGAATGAAGCTAAAAATACTGAGGCAGTAATGAATTTAGCTGAAGAAAGAATGTATAGAAGTAAGCTTACTGAAAGTAAAAGTTCCAGAAATGCAACTATAATGTCCTTAGAAAGAACTTTGTATGAAAAAAATAGTGAAACAGAAGAACATACTCAAAGAGTTAAAAAGCTTAGTATGAAATTAGGTAAAAAAGTTAATTTGTCTAAAGATGAGCTGGAGGAATTAGAACTGTTAAGCTTACTACATGACATAGGAAAGATGGGAATACCAGATAATATATTGATGAAACCTGGAAAGTTAACAAGTGAAGAATGGGAAATAATGAAGCGGCATACTGAAATAGGTTATAGAATAGCTAAAGCCACACCAGGTTTGAATCATGTTGCAAATGAAATACTTTGTCATCATGAAAAGTTTGATGGCACAGGATATCCTCAAGGTCTTAAAGGAGAAGAAATACCAATTTTATCAAGAATAATTAATATAGTTGATTCTTTTGATGTAATGACACATAAAAGAGTATATAAAGATGCTTCTAATAGTGAACATGCTATTAAAGAATTAAAACGTTGTTCAGGAAGTCAGTTTGACCCAGCTATAGTAGATGAATTTTTAAAGCTCTTGGAAGAGGGAAGCATTTAA